From a region of the Danaus plexippus chromosome 8, MEX_DaPlex, whole genome shotgun sequence genome:
- the LOC116771794 gene encoding uncharacterized protein LOC116771794 isoform X2 codes for MAVLWVILILFSTGLEFSQGFPVDPTPRVYPHESSGLLLEGWSSTVLLALALILTAAVVLFGCTWCYRHKDCKLFTASVTHLHDGRRAQPLDSGFSEPVNNNISEDNNNGPISLREMQNIANNNAAVYITSENEERNRISRESVVEFEPLPADIRVVDPLERCADWFAGEDFQRDQLQYLREIGRGWFGRVVKGEVDDGCGISTVAVKILNQNVSLEDKARFLDEARLYRDMDHENVLSFVAKCLQEDPWILLFELCSMDLQQYLIVNRPKMAILNESGVPLQLMCDVSSALAYIHSRGYLYGNLWSGNILVRGNENVRAVLGCYSASEAPVQCAPPETNRQPPIYNTSSDVWSLGWLVWEVCAWGATPPPPPAPAPELPCPYRNHLYQVMQLCWSSNPEGRPSASQVHALINHLYYTHSHTNDSAKDQGYSSSDFEERWQKLKPNTIPKIDEHVAIIHAPSTSTVSHFTRSDQEYDNTQTLQDSLSVELDTAVSGTSSIMSDRDPLSVQLKSDSLTNLHGSLEDVRNIYLTHNETAALECHQGNMQLEDSREREQDRSDSSMDPWLKDIMNGSQDDVSYYKDVSDVIKNLDNILNSEKTSSSESSHQASPSRDNLSLECKKDYPMQTSMVKSPGISNFQNILDMGFDSKSESPVRCEEDEGDGDTIGTLSHSFERHSDTISQQTLENLTPDTPNVDLKSVSSLNDFKQSLGIMNRDNLKPRDEDSHLPNENNVVSNNSVVPKLMELCVSSMPSVSENKEKVILKQDCQTSNNNTSELVSVCKQNKSIDDNIAFIKNEIDLENGLRNKDEIIVNEKISNDTQPEVRKQQKSDSHEQYSITKQFNCNDNAVDEISSSATNDIKNADEEEEIPAVLLQNTEGPEIACNKMLDTAVLSNEGLNDAINEIIADNSETKNISSTCQGKQQISNESISPVMNCTYTNKYDESLDADLIGDIDKRPSNDSDNVAATQIVIQEPIISKTNSILLEQHLAKEIKNENTHEEVYTELQSDVNETSNMVLKLKESIQSDANHIHGDKISDELMPVSENRDDFSAEEKKISSASLQPLEPITRTEQPETVQNSDVNTCESNVIVNNDGVDSCRRILDDSISDKVQTSDKVIPGLIRAEAFATEENITREAEDAIESNISPNEQSSTEKFSDSTVYMDLINDTNSKILKDESLDSNIKNVIKSCLDVSDTDTQWSLVKNDSTVYLDLPSLVKETHDFLHSEKMLSSKTVELGNVYTSTPKGSNTSTDSTLEAEDQETEIMSVTKVPDYGPGVTLTKLEQKHVPENVSPFDSPSKSHHTDTYDENSSVVLGPFENFTLDLFKGVKSDLTDLHKEEILALSSNFSEMNLETPSPLRDSNFLNEVPDIVPDELHFDDIATLSEGKPESLSANKTEETEEQSSTEKHVSPLTPPNSPGNFLATTSHQKYLVDIDINNSNLPNASNEDVVDLNQIDLQITTKLAMAENENNMNLEYSGPLTEESLIFNESVIIADSEAVAESYLAGNKSSGENLRDSLAIDEERMKELRNELELKLPLAQVAGIEPAVESEWTELPPPPELVLTYGALSPIAEETRMQLSAYENDDQWNTSTRTESSASYPEPCNNSDELTDLPTAQHSTYTITKDINHTYTVQKEVPSSKEITMSADSLNASPLKKLDEIPSPIDDLTYTKNDDEKDANCERLSQVSPFLLSPTTDTSVPESDNVAGVSTVSKTTVPTDAKTSKPSETQCLSKAASIDSWCSNDTLYNVEENFDDLAMDSDVAVDIEAYIEKDMSESEDTLTHNDDDKELSHCSTYIIHDSKSEVCETFTPDSITANDNYTYTKVKSEAVGTTPSVITKSDLNDSTKNTQTKDLAYGTLMSGLPTYSHCTTELASGIDDSWKLQQPELVRRSPIGDEDKFTPPKVIENKKSSENDGPQLSVEPRLRKIDSVEITCLKDSSDEVNKCESLEGPSLNENDNNGSPNIHFRNLAQSVTSTPFSIVVEDVDEVESIPIKLPDADEDNSECVASSLPNFQTFFQSAEKRPHDISSNNSKDGVSSEILLEGESKSISNKDLTDNTPGYSDFENSANAKPQDTIESERSSQIEGGSQDEFQKFESSVKNRPQDLSSVTDASSLLLKSERRSSEIAMGLYTNADFDITSQSVKQSSETESPSYIVNISNLAESHALCNDQPLNVFITDLDAEEETEQPHSIIITESPLIAAKVSPNRTFDSHSKSNRNNANDSYDSHASGYQAVKNIWVNESFEPNERVNGLSGAILVDNICENEALSDVQFSSISIYSEPSARESQSESLTGREKSVQENRSVKNSDENVVLKEGTKCNGSNEVYATVNYLHETFEELLESNVDDNDFGSSDVNREEQTISCEKSTDIVTDSESIMSQVNDEGSLNEVTADVSVDKNKQNDGGDNEEDKKIALVTDNFLQNEKNFCQLDSYFPLLSDIRFTGPATEIMSTSFTQDSPTDPTSPECEQDSKKDPTAEILKEWDSDSDSHSSNSSSGEFIWKQREGVSQSQAGGGDVQGEGAASSGGESGSGSEGDEVEFVPSSWDCRAAPAKSSLRSLEQPPESKKRVVFKRQKYHCVYEYPREVADIEVDSPASYLPDYSTYSDWDPTSAEEAEMGYGQLYGGPDPLDLFSLRSGIAFGADYDEDFFISSSARPFESLGVMSTTSQFFPGMHVKPMLERQLSDDVSEDFPPPPSPLATPVHTNSNNTQTAIALTPTPSFDFTTPDSGVEDITPGSTVEEDFKDKRLPEVDACWRGDSASSSESVSPSSPREALGGLRHTRDKLKLDLPPSPHAHAPSPRHSRVFSFVLDKPKRSNSGEITDESATVPPTTTDTREDVMPEPTFSTFGKSAHCRPANSSDTDKIILTDELLQCEMTSEEVKEGNARGETKGEGTVLDSGDEDSGIESSAKTTLERNKPASDVS; via the exons atggcTGTGTTATGggtgattttaattttgttctcaACGGGCCTGGAATTCTCACAAGGATTCCCTGTTGACCCAACGCCGCGGGTCTACCCGCACG AGTCAAGTGGGTTACTGTTGGAAGGATGGAGCAGTACAGTGCTGCTGGCGCTGGCGCTGATCCTTACTGCCGCTGTAGTGCTGTTTGGATGTACTTGGTGCTATCGGCACAAGGATTGTAAg TTGTTTACCGCGAGCGTGACGCATCTGCACGATGGCCGGCGCGCTCAGCCGTTGGACTCGGGTTTCTCTGAGCCGGTCAACAACAACATTAGTGAAGACAACAACAATGGTCCGATATCGTTGCGGGAGATGCAGAACATCGCTAACAACAACGCAGCCGTGTACATCACTAGCGAGAATGAAGAGAGGAATCGGATTAGTCGGGAATCGGTCGTTGAATTCGAACCGCTTCCGGCCGATATACGTGTTGTAGATCCGCTTGAAAGATGTGCGGATTGGTTCG CTGGTGAGGATTTCCAAAGGGACCAACTTCAGTATCTAAGAGAAATCGGTCGCGGCTGGTTTGGCAGA GTAGTAAAGGGAGAAGTAGACGATGGATGCGGCATCTCGACTGTAGCAGTGAAGATCCTCAATCAAAATGTCAGTTTGGAAGACAAGGCGCGTTTCCTCGATGAAGCCCGACTGTATAGAGACATGGATCACGAGAACGTACTGAGTTTCGTTGCTAAATGCTTGCAGGAAGACCCGTGGATACTTCTCTTTGAATTATGTTCAATG gATCTTCAACAATATCTAATAGTGAACCGTCCAAAAATGGCTATATTGAACGAAAGCGGGGTACCCCTTCAACTGATGTGTGACGTCAGCTCCGCCCTTGCGTACATTCACTCGAGAGGGTACTTGTACGG CAATTTATGGAGTGGCAACATACTGGTCCGTGGTAATGAGAACGTTCGCGCCGTCCTCGGATGTTACAGTGCAAGTGAAGCCCCAGTACAATGTGCGCCGCCCGAGACGAACAGACAGCCGCCCATCTACAAT ACTAGCAGCGATGTTTGGTCGTTGGGGTGGCTGGTGTGGGAGGTGTGTGCGTGGGGAGCGACACCACCCCCGCCGCCCGCGCCTGCCCCGGAACTGCCTTGCCCCTACCGGAACCATCT ATACCAAGTGATGCAGTTGTGCTGGAGCTCTAATCCAGAAGGTCGTCCGTCGGCGTCTCAAGTGCACGCTCTCATAAACCACTTGTACTACACGCACTCTCACACGAACGACTCCGCCAAAGACCAGGGCTACTCCAGCAGTGATTTCGAGGAACGCTGGCAGAAATTAAAACCCAATACCATACCCAAGATAGATGAACACGTAGCGATCATACACGCGCCGTCCACCTCCACGGTGTCACATTTCACTAGATCTGACCAGGAATATGATAACACACAAACTTTGCAAGATTCCCTCAGCGTTGAACTAGACACGGCCGTCTCGGGTACTAGCAGCATAATGTCCGACAGAGACCCACTGTCTGTTCAACTGAAGTCCGACAGTCTAACTAACTTGCACGGGTCTCTGGAAGACGTAAGAAATATCTACCTCACTCACAACGAAACGGCAGCGCTCGAATGCCATCAAGGTAATATGCAACTAGAGGATAGTAGGGAGAGGGAACAAGACCGCTCCGACAGCTCTATGGATCCTTGGCTGAAGGATATAATGAATGGCAGTCAAGACGACGTTAGTTATTACAAAGACGTTAGTGACGTCATAAAGAATCTCGATAACATTTTGAACTCGGAGAAGACTTCGAGTTCGGAATCCAGTCACCAAGCCAGTCCATCCAGGgataatttaagtttagaGTGTAAGAAAGATTATCCAATGCAAACTAGTATGGTAAAATCGCCTGGTATCAGTAATTTTCAGAATATTCTAGATATGGGATTTGATTCGAAATCGGAGAGTCCAGTACGTTGCGAGGAAGACGAAGGAGATGGTGATACAATTGGCACGCTTAGCCATTCTTTTGAACGGCACAGCGACACAATAAGTCAGCAGACTTTAGAAAATCTTACTCCAGACACTCCGAACGTGGACTTAAAAAGTGTTAGTAGCCTGAATGATTTCAAACAGAGCCTCGGTATTATGAATAGGGATAATTTGAAACCAAGAGATGAAGATAGTCATTTgccaaatgaaaataatgtagtCAGTAATAATAGTGTAGTGCCCAAGTTGATGGAACTCTGTGTATCCTCAATGCCTAGTGTAAGTGAAAACAAGGAAAAAGTGATCTTAAAACAAGACTGTCAAACATCTAACAATAATACAAGTGAACTAGTAAGTGTTTGCAAACAAAATAAGTCAATAGATGATAATATcgcctttattaaaaatgaaatagacTTAGAAAATGGGCTAAGAAACAAAGATGAAATCATTGTGaacgaaaaaatatcaaatgataCTCAACCAGAAGTTAGAAAACAACAGAAAAGTGATAGCCATGAACAATATTCAATCACAAAACAGTTTAATTGTAATGATAATGCAGTTGATGAAATTAGTTCAAGTGCTACCAACGACATAAAAAATGCTGATGAGGAAGAAGAAATTCCTGCCGTTCTCTTACAAAATACTGAAGGGCCTGAAATAGCTTGTAATAAAATGCTAGATACGGCTGTACTGTCAAACGAGGGACTAAATGACGCCATCAACGAAATTATAGCCGATAATAGTGAAACCAAAAACATCTCATCTACATGTCAAGGAAAGCAACAAATTAGCAACGAAAGCATCAGCCCTGTGATGAACTGCACTTATACAAATAAGTACGATGAATCGTTGGATGCTGATTTAATTGGCGATATTGATAAACGACCTTCCAATGATAGTGATAACGTAGCTGCAACACAAATTGTAATCCAAGAACCAATAATATCTAAAACCAATTCAATATTACTAGAACAACATTTggctaaagaaataaaaaacgaaaataCACATGAAGAAGTATACACAGAATTACAGAGTGATGTGAACGAAACAAGTAACATGGTTTTAAAGTTGAAGGAAAGCATTCAAAGCGATGCTAACCACATACATGGAGACAAAATAAGTGATGAATTAATGCCAGTCTCTGAAAATAGAGATGATTTTTCTgctgaagaaaaaaaaatatcaagcgCCAGCTTACAGCCTTTAGAACCAATAACAAGAACAGAGCAACCTGAAACAGTACAAAATAGTGATGTAAACACATGCGAATCAAATGTAATAGTCAATAATGACGGAGTCGATAGTTGTAGAAGAATTCTCGATGATTCCATTTCTGATAAAGTTCAAACTAGTGATAAAGTAATTCCTGGTCTTATTCGTGCTGAGGCGTTTGCAactgaagaaaatattacacgaGAGGCCGAAGATGCAATAGAATCTAATATAAGCCCCAATGAACAATCATCAACAGAAAAATTTAGTGATAGCACTGTATATATGGATCTCATTAATGATAcgaatagtaaaattttaaaagacgaATCCTTagatagtaatattaaaaatgtcattaaatcTTGTTTAGATGTATCCGATACGGACACCCAATGGAGTTTAGTTAAAAACGATTCCACGGTTTATTTAGATCTCCCTAGTTTGGTAAAGGAAACTCATGATTTTCTACATTCtgaaaaaatgttaagtaGTAAAACTGTTGAACTTGGTAATGTTTATACAAGTACGCCTAAGGGCAGTAATACATCAACTGACAGTACTTTAGAGGCTGAAGATCAGGAGACAGAAATTATGTCTGTGACTAAAGTGCCCGACTATGGACCGGGAGTGACGTTAACAAAATTAGAACAAAAACACGTCCCGGAAAATGTAAGTCCATTTGACTCTCCATCTAAGAGTCACCACACAGACACCTATGATGAAAACAGTTCCGTAGTACTAGGCCCTTTTGAAAACTTCACCCTTGACCTTTTTAAGGGTGTTAAGTCAGACCTTACCGACCTCCACAAAGAAGAGATACTGGCGCTCTCATCAAACTTTAGCGAAATGAACTTGGAAACGCCTTCTCCATTAAGGGATAGCAATTTTCTCAATGAAGTTCCGGATATTGTACCGGACGAATTGCATTTTGATGATATAGCAACGCTCAGTGAAGGAAAGCCGGAATCCCTCTCAGCCAATAAAACGGAAGAAACTGAAGAACAATCTTCGACGGAAAAACATGTTTCGCCTTTGACACCACCTAATTCGCCAGGAAATTTTCTTGCCACTACAAGCCATCAAAAATACTTAGTTgacatagatataaataattctaatttgCCAAATGCTTCCAACGAAGATGTCGTGGATTTAAACCAAATTGATCTCCAAATTACTACAAAGTTGGCAATGGCTGAGAATGAGAACAACATGAATTTAGAGTACTCGGGTCCATTAACCGAAGAAAGccttatatttaatgagtcTGTTATAATAGCAGATAGCGAAGCTGTAGCGGAGTCTTACTTGGCAGGCAATAAAAGTTCAGGAGAGAATTTAAGAGATAGTCTTGCCATTGATGAGGAAAGAATGAAAGAACTGAGAAACGAATTGGAATTGAAACTGCCATTAGCTCAG GTAGCAGGAATCGAACCTGCTGTAGAGAGTGAGTGGACGGAACTACCTCCGCCTCCTGAGCTAGTTTTAACTTATGGCGCGCTATCACCGATCGCTGAGGAGACACGCATGCAACTGTCTGCATACGAAAATGATGATCAAT GGAACACATCAACCCGTACGGAGTCTTCTGCGAGCTATCCCGAGCCTTGCAACAACTCCGACGAACTAACAGACCTTCCGACCGCGCAACACTCCACATACACGATCACCAAGGATATAAATCACACCTACACTGTACAGAAAGAAGTTCCAAGCAGCAAAGA aaTCACCATGAGCGCTGACAGCTTAAACGCCAGTCCGTTGAAAAAACTGGATGAAATCCCATCTCCAATCGACGATTTGACATACACTAAGAACGACGATGAAAAAGATGCGAACTGCGAAAGATTGTCTCAAGTATCTCCATTTCTTCTCAGCCCGACCACAGATACATCAGTACCAGAATCAGATAACGTAGCTGGTGTTTCAACAGTATCAAAAACAACCGTCCCCACAGACGCGAAGACGTCCAAGCCGTCCGAAACCCAATGTTTATCAAAGGCAGCAAGTATAGACTCGTGGTGTTCAAACGACACGCTATATAATGTTGAAGAAAACTTTGACGATCTTGCGATGGATTCGGACGTAGCTGTGGATATCGAGGCTTATATAGAAAAGGATATGAGTGAAAGTGAAGACACTCTCACCCACAACGATGATGATAAGGAATTAAGCCATTGTTCCACGTATATCATTCACGACAGTAAATCTGAAGTCTGCGAAACATTTACACCAGACTCAATTACTGCTAACGATAATTACACGTACACGAAAGTAAAATCAGAAGCGGTCGGCACTACGCCCTCCGTCATAACGAAATCTGATTTAAACGACTCAACAAAAAATACTCAAACGAAAGATTTAGCATACGGAACCTTAATGTCCGGGCTACCGACTTACTCACACTGCACAACGGAATTGGCATCGGGTATAGATGACTCGTGGAAACTTCAGCAACCAGAGTTGGTTAGGAGATCTCCAATAGGCGATGAAGATAAATTTACTCCTCCAAAAGTcattgagaataaaaaaagttctGAAAACGATGGTCCTCAGCTTAGTGTAGAGCCGCGATTAAGAAAAATAGATAGTGTTGAAATCACGTGTCTGAAGGATTCATCTGATGAAGTCAATAAGTGTGAGAGTTTAGAAGGACCGAGCTTAAATGAAAACGACAATAACGGAAGTCCGAATATCCATTTTCGTAACTTGGCCCAATCGGTAACCAGCACTCCGTTTTCCATCGTGGTCGAAGATGTAGACGAAGTTGAATCAATACCTATCAAACTGCCTGATGCTGACGAAGATAATTCAGAGTGCGTTGCAAGCAGTCTTCCCAACTTCCAAACGTTTTTTCAGTCGGCTGAAAAAAGACCTCATGACATATCATCTAATAATAGCAAAGATGGTGTTAGTTCCGAAATTCTATTAGAAGGGGAGAGTAAATCGATTAGTAACAAAGATTTAACAGATAATACACCAGGATATTCGGACTTTGAAAATTCTGCAAATGCAAAGCCCCAGGACACTATCGAGTCGGAGAGATCTAGTCAGATAGAAGGAGGGAGTCAGGATGAATTCCAAAAGTTCGAGAGTTCGGTCAAAAACCGCCCACAGGATCTTTCGTCGGTTACCGATGCTAGctctcttttattaaaaagcgaAAGGCGATCTAGCGAAATAGCTATGGGCCTCTACACTAACGCTGACTTTGATATTACTAGTCAATCGGTTAAACAAAGCTCAGAAACAGAATCTCCTAGTTATATAGTTAACATTTCGAACCTGGCTGAATCTCACGCGTTATGTAATGATCAACCATTGAACGTATTTATTACTGATTTGGATGCGGAAGAAGAGACAGAACAGCCGCATTCGATTATAATAACTGAGAGTCCCCTAATAGCTGCTAAGGTGAGCCCTAACAGAACTTTCGACTCGCATTCAAAGTCGAACCGAAACAATGCAAACGACTCTTATGATTCACACGCCAGTGGCTATCAAGCCGTCAAGAATATTTGGGTCAACGAAAGTTTTGAACCAAATGAAAGAGTCAATGGCTTAAGCGGCGCTATATTAGTTGATAATATATGCGAAAACGAGGCTCTAAGTGATGTTCAGTTTTCTTCGATTAGTATTTACTCCGAACCTAGTGCGAGAGAATCTCAAAGCGAATCTTTGACAGGAAGAGAAAAAAGTGTTCAAGAAAACAGATCAGTGAAAAATTCAGatgaaaatgttgttttaaaagaagGCACTAAATGCAATGGAAGCAATGAAGTGTATGCAACAGTGAACTATCTGCACGAAACGTTCGAGGAACTGTTAGAGAGTAACGTGGACGATAACGACTTCGGCAGCAGCGACGTTAACAGAGAGGAGCAAACTATTAGTTGCGAGAAATCAACTGACATCGTAACGGATTCGGAATCCATCATGAGTCAGGTCAACGACGAGGGATCGCTCAATGAAGTAACAGCGGACGTCTCCGTCGACAAAAATAAGCAAAACGACGGCGGTGACAACGAAGAGGATAAAAAGATAGCCCTGGTAACAGACAATTTCTTACAAAACGAAAAGAACTTCTGCCAATTGGATTCCTACTTTCCCCTTCTCAGCGATATAAGATTTACTG GTCCGGCTACTGAAATAATGAGCACATCGTTCACCCAAGATTCACCAACTGATCCAACGTCACCTGAGTGTGAGCAGGATAGCAAAAAAGATCCCACAGCCGAGATATTGAAAGAGTGGGACAGCGATAGCGATAGTCACTCGTCTAACTCGTCCAGCGGTGAATTCATATGGAAG CAACGGGAGGGTGTATCCCAGAGTCAGGCGGGAGGAGGTGATGTCCAGGGTGAGGGTGCCGCGTCCTCGGGCGGAGAATCCGGTTCGGGATCGGAAGGAGACGAAGTTGAGTTCGTGCCCTCCTCCTGGGACTGTAGGGCTGCTCCGGCTAAATCATCTCTCAGAAGTTTAGAACAACCACCT GAGAGCAAGAAACGTGTTGTTTTCAAGAGGCAGAAGTACCACTGTGTGTATGAATATCCTCGTGAAGTCGCTGACATCGAAGTGGACTCTCCAGCGTCATACCTGCCAGACTACTCCACTTATTCGG aCTGGGATCCGACGAGCGCTGAAGAAGCGGAAATGGGATACGGACAGTTATACGGAGGACCTGACCCCTTAGATCTGTTCTCATTACGCTCAGGGATAGCGTTTGGAGCgg ATTACGACGAAGACTTTTTCATATCATCATCGGCTCGACCTTTCGAGAGCTTAGGCGTTATGTCCACCACAAGCCAGTTCTTCCCGGGCATGCACGTAAAGCCTATGCTGGAGCGTCAGCTGTCTGATGACGTCAGCGAGGACTTTCCCCCTCCCCCGTCTCCCCTAGCGACCCCTGTACACACCAACAGTAATAATACTCAAACAGCGATAGCCCTTACACCGACGCCGTCCTTCGACTTCACAACCCCTGACTCGGGTGTCGAAGATATAACTCCCGGCTCGACGGTAGAAGAAGACTTCAAAGATAAGAGGCTCCCGGAAGTAGATGCGTGCTGGCGCGGTGACAGCGCCAGCTCAAGCGAATCAGTCAGCCCGAGCTCGCCCAGAGAGGCGCTCGGGGGTCTGCGGCACACGAGGGATAAACTGAAGTTAGATCTACCGCCCAGTCCGCACGCACACGCGCCGTCACCCAGACACAGTCGCGTGTTCAGTTTCGTGCTCGACAAACCCAAGAGATCTAACTCTGGAGAGATTACAGACGAGTCGGCGACGGTACCTCCGACCACCACCGACACAAGGGAAGACGTCATGCCAGAACCGACCTTCTCCACGTTCGGGAAGAGCGCCCACTGCAGGCCGGCGAACAGCTCGGACACTGATAAGATCATACTAACAGATGAATTACTGCAGTGCGAGATGACCTCGGAGGAGGTGAAGGAGGGGAACGCTAGGGGAGAGACGAAGGGGGAGGGGACCGTGCTGGACAGTGGGGATGAAGACTCGGGGATAGAGAGCAGCGCCAAGACAACGCTAGAGAGAAACAAACCGGCCTCCGACGTGTCCTAG